A window from Peromyscus eremicus chromosome 5, PerEre_H2_v1, whole genome shotgun sequence encodes these proteins:
- the LOC131911121 gene encoding nuclear pore-associated protein 1-like: protein MKPSSSVEKDSLKIKKGQDLSLAGENTEQLAVAQGVSWKEAFLFQVGRVLLTAGPRRVVDAQDPQTLGHLPSPKTTEVRAKEEYQKARKEEEIMNKEKEEEEKEERKATMLDLLLPSSGPLPLPALLQLPWDRGDLPPPPKMPRIDTEKESDSMKSVKGQATQISDGKADALQPENQMVSVHTAPLPVLPSPPPPSGPAGFLSLPTDGISSPGPPAPTLFLCQAAGPPIPSVPSPPLTANIPTIPISPSALPSEPLPPCRARPSVETPPDAKKGPADLTTALASAISHLPRPGPEPLSFNLPSCRRVSPAPMSIAGHPPLPFPDTSLAPSLRNPPTVSTMASHACEDMSWEPSSGPAVMDMDTTPPSEAAILSSPTVSSGSCLPFAPSHGCMHQRLAANAAVSTGPLTLRVPCHTPIGNNLYTPRPSNG from the exons ATGAAGCCTTCATCATCGGTGGAAAAGGACTCTCTGAAGATAAAGAAGGGGCAGGATCTGTCCCTTGCTGGGGAGAATACTGAACAGCTGGCTGTAGCACAGGGTGTCAGTTGGAAGGAGGCTTTTCTGTTTCAGGTTGGTAGAG TTCTCCTTACCGCTGGGCCAAGGAGAGTGGTTGACGCTCAAGACCCACAGACTTTGGGCCATCTGCCTTCTCCAAAGACGACAGAGGTGAGGGCCAAAGAAGAATATCAAAAAgcgaggaaagaagaggagataatgaataaagaaaaggaggaggaggagaaggaagag agaaaagcaaccATGCTGGATCTTCTGTTGCCCTCCTCAGGGCCGCTGCCGCTGCCAGCTCTACTACAACTACCCTGGGATCGAGGtgacctgcccccacctcccaagatGCCACGTATTGACACAGAGAAAGAATCAGACAGCATGAAGAGCGTGAAGGGTCAAGCCACCCAGATCTCAGATGGTAAAGCAGATGCCTTACAGCCTGAAAACCAGATGGTGTCAGTCCACACTGCCCCTCTGcctgtcctgcccagcccccCACCTCCTTCAGGGCCTGCAGGCTTTCTGTCTCTGCCCACTGATGGGATTTCCAGCCCTGGTCCTCCTGCCCCAACTCTCTTTTTATGCCAGGCTGCTGGGCCCCCAATCCCATCTGTCCCTTCACCTCCCCTCACAGCAAATATACCCACAATCCCCATTTCTCCTTCAGCTCTCCCCTCTGAGCCTCTTCCTCCCTGTAGGGCCAGGCCCAGTGTGGAGACTCCACCAGATGCAAAGAAAGGCCCGGCTGATTTGACCACAGCTTTGGCTTCTGCCATTtctcatctccccaggcctggtcctGAACCTTTGTCTTTCAACCTCCCCTCCTGCAGGAGGGTGTCCCCAGCCCCAATGAGCATAGCTggtcaccctcccctccccttccctgatACTTCTCTAGCCCCTTCCCTCAGGAACCCTCCTACAGTGTCTACCATGGCATCCCATGCCTGTGAGGACATGAGCTGGGAGCCATCTTCAGGGCCTGCAGTGATGGACATGGATACCACACCCCCATCTGAGGCAGCTATTCTGAGCTCACCCACAGTCAGCAGTGGTAGCTGTTTGCCATTTGCTCCTAGCCATGGCTGTATGCACCAGAGGCTGGCTGCAAACGCTGCAGTGTCCACTGGCCCACTCACACTCAGGGTGCCCTGCCACACCCCCATTGGGAATAATCTGTACACTCCTAGGCCTAGCAATGGGTAG